aaaaaaaaacctactaGTTCTGCCTTTGTCTACTGTCAAGGAGGCTATTTACATTGGGGCATATCAACCCTCGTcgaaccgtgatggtggcagaTTTCGCCTttccgccatttatgattcgctgctacctgacgtcatccaacgacttccggattagtgcagcgagtcaTTTCATCGGAGTGTTTGGCCGATAATTCATGGCGAGTCCCTTttagtgttggaacaaagtttaaactttctCAATAtgaaatttaccaacacagatcagCTTTCGTTCGGCCTTTGCGAATGACAGGATTCAAAGgtccctttccagtagcgtgcatgtcgggtgacaCAGATGAGATCGagctcacggcttctagttccggAGGCAGGGACACTGGACTACACACTGCTAGCTCTTGCTTGCCATATGAATAATGACTACAGTGACATACATGAGGCATACACATGCTGCAACTGCTTTCCGAGGCTTTATTTGATGGAACTGGAGTTGTCGTCATACTCgtaaagctaaggacacaacccgccgtacaagcaaatacgtgctgtctacgtgggcaatctttttggatctggtaagtgccgcctccgtacgaactcgtagggaatccgaaggattttggagcacgcagacacgccgtagaactttacgtacgtgcaggcaaaactttgtgtgccatcggccCCCCCAGACGTGCCAGtgcgggcgacgcgcctgccctgtacagcctgaacgttttcagaaatacgcggcggacgtggcctctcaaaaaacgtatggacaaatcgcacgcacggcgggttgtgcccttagctttagcaaGAGTTCGACGACTCCATGCCTGCGTCAAGCTTTATTATTTTGAAATCAATTAAACCGCGTAATATGTGACTTAacatttgtcacttctacataTCATGCATGTCAGCAATGAATCTTCGTTATTCCCAATGACGTCACTTCGAAGTCAGCTACccctgcaccccccccccccataaacgTGTAAAGAAAACGAAGAAATCATGCAgaaattctgctgcagaaaTCTAGAAAAGCAATCAGGGTGTCCGAAATGTAATGATTTCTTTGACAGATCTAATTATAACGACATAGCAACTGTTCTAATAGtccatccataacgttttgagTAATGTAGCAGTTCATCTACAAAGTAAagtacatacaaggaaataggCGAACGAAATTGAAACTTGAAATTAGTTGAGCCAACGTCCTTTACCTCTATATACAGATTATTAGGTTACTGCTTCATATCCGCTTATTAATACAAATGTTCATTGTTAAATGTATAAGCTTATTGTTAAGTTGTAGTCTTGACAAGTTCTAAAGTACTTGCCTTTCTTTAGAAGTTTAACAacgtatttgaaaaaaaatctcaaaagaTTTCAATCTGATCATTTTTCCTGCATCATTTAGATGCACATGCaaacaaaatatcaatttaAAATGTGCATTTAACATTGCGTGTgtatatgcgtgtgtgtgtgcgtgttgtgtgtgtgtgtgtgtgtttgtgtgtatgtttctttcttcaCTTCAAAAGTATCTGGCAAACAATGTAGCCCAAACAACATTAGCGCTGCTATATCTGTGGGGCTAGTACGGTCACGCAACAGCATTTGTTGCGGCTAAGCTGCCCTCTCTGACTGCGTTAGCCACTGTCTCCCGGACGGGTCACTCTTCCGGCCGCACGCTTGCAGATGAAGGACCTGGTGGCTCGTTCATCGCAGGACACGTCGTACCACTGGTCCGTTCCCCAGACGTTCttcatcactatggcaacgCAGTAGCTCATCTTGGCGCCGTCCGGCTGAGGGAACCAGGTTCTGACATCCATGGGTGACCTGAGGAAGGTGTGATGGGAAAACAATGCTGTGTTAAGTAGCAAATGCTGTGTTTTGTTTCACCATTCTCGGCAGAGAGGATTTAAAGAAAGGTTAGATAATGTTAACTTTTATGAAAATCAGTACCTTAGTAGTGATTTACCAATTGTAATGTTCAGAACAATTCAGGATATCCAACAGGAGATCTTACAAGCCTGCGCATTTTTTAATAAAACTTATCACACATCATCTTCCGCTCCCCGTCCTTTAACCGCGACCAAGGCCGCCATTGCCTCACCCCATCCACAACACTCTCGTGACACGTTTCCTGTGTGTGGCCTTTGACTACTCTACAGTATTTTGACTACTCTACAGAGCTAAAGAAAGAAGGCGGATAGCTCCTAAAAGGTTCTTATCACAGCTGCCATTTGTTATGCACGATATCTAAATtctcactctctctgtctctctctgtctctgtctcagTCTGTCCCTGTCTTTCTCTATCACTCTCTCTCTAAAAAGTTCGAAAAGCTGTATCTACATTGATAAACATAGACCCTTTGTGCTTAAAGAAATGGACATGTTTTCTCCAAAAACACATATGTATTCGAAAATGGGATGTCAAATGTTATTCTTTATAAGTCGACTTTGGTTAAAAGCAGAATATATATTGATACACGATAAATTATATATTACAGAACTAAGCATGTTTAATTGCTTtgcattagggctgggtatcggtacagcgtaccggtacaaaaccggtttttcttgttggaccggtccagaaaaaccggacctgaaaaaaattaggtggaccggatgttggaccgattagaaaattaacatattatttcatcaggcattcacacgttttggcgcttgcaggtggaagaaaataagagtgcagtagagtagagtttatagtaatttctaccaagttttacagccaatcgtacaggtgcagctagccttgtaggattttaaaacgccagtatgagtctaatactccaccaaacagatttctttgtagtgaaatggaccattgatatgagtcatactgaatcaggtccaggttcaggtccggacctggacctgatcctctggacctgaaccggacctggacctgaattttctgtaccggtacccagccctactttGCATGTTTGTGGCTGGCGAGAGTACACGCACCAGTCCATGTAAGTCACCGGGATGCCATCGGTCCAGACGAAGGTTCGGTTCAGGTGGATGTCGTACAGACCTTGGGGCAACGAGAATTTATTGTTATGGATAAAGATAATATTCTATTCGTGGGTTTATCAAAGCGCACAGCAATTTCGTTTTTTCAGACTCCAGATTTCCGTTTCTTATTTGAACTTGTGTTCACCAGTTATCTTCAGATAAGCTGTATTAAATCTGAATAGAGtcgaatacacacacacacatgtacatgaaaatgatataaCATGTCAAACCAATGTAAAGCGTTGGATCAACGATGCGTTTGACGACAACGTTGGTGACCAACAGCAGGTGGAGAAACTCCATCTCTGCCCGGTCAGCGATGCTGGTTAAGTTAGCGCCAAACTCTCGGCACTTGACGTCTGCCTCCTCCCAGTTCACCCGTACGTGATGGTGGACGGTATGGTAGCAGTTTCGGCGGAACAAGCGCCAACCACATGGGCAGATGAAACCTTGGTAATTTGACATGAAATGGGAAACTTTCTTATTTATCAAAGTGTCATAGAAATCAGGTATTtataatttattcattcattttgttaGTTTCATTCAAACCGCAAAGTACACGCACGGGGAATGGCTTGCGCCTCCCTGAATTATGTGCAGTTTGTCACATAGGGTTAATTAAAATACTAGCAATAAAATTAACACAAATTATTTACATTGTTGTGCCAGGCAAGGCAAaccatttattttctttcagttGGGTGTTATTTTTACCTGCATCATCAGGAATGCCCTCCACCTGTCGGCTGGCGCTGAACTTACTGACGTTGTACGTCGCTATAAACCCGCGACTAGCGCCAAAATCAGCAATGTGACTCGTCGCAAGCATGACCAAACGCATCTCATCGGAGCTCGACACATAACGCTTCTGTTCGCCCTCGCCGCGACACAGCCCGTGGATCGTGTTCCACCCTACCGTCAGGAACCTGTCCCTGACCTGCAGCACGCGGCTGGCGCAGGGCAAATCTACGTCCAGCAGCACAAGCGTGACGTAGCTTCCTGGAGGACCTTCGATGGTCCACAGACAGATGGCTGAAGAAGGGAAGGCGTGTGGGTATCCGGGGGTGTAGATCAGCCCACAGCGATATTGGTCGGGTATGCCACAAAGGACATACCCACAGGACGTTTCCCTGGCCATGCAATCGTCGCACGCTgaaaaagaaagcaagaaaaGTCGCTAGATGGTCGAAAATTGACCGTGATATTCGTCTCCCGAAAACCCAATTCCTGATGAAATATCAGCCGGAGattgtggaaacacaaacacacagacaagacGAAAACATTGCCTTTGTTTACTGAGGTAAGAAAAAGGAGCAAAGACAATAGAGAAGCGGATAAttatcaatgaaaataaaatgatagGTAATTTGCTACCTTATTGAACCATTCATGCGTCTGCAATGTTGCTATGGATGCCACAGTATCGCAGACTACAGCACATTGCTACCAAGAAGGTGACGGATACCTGTCATGTCCGGAATATGTACACTTAGTTCGTCCCTGCCAGCCTCCTCTACATGTCCTAACTCAGTATGGGTTGTGGTAGTTTCACAGCCATCGGCAAAGTACGATGCCGGATCTGCAAATCGTGAGAAACGAGCGTGTACATATCACTGAGTGTCCGATAAATGCACATATTTCCAATAAATAATGCAATCTTGTAAACATtgtaaaggcaacctaagcaacaTAAGCCCAAATCAGGGTTGCAGAACTTCAATTAACAAAGCTAATTTTGGGGGCACTTATTAAGGATGAAGCAACAACTCTGTGAAGTCTAATGTTGTGGATTATATCATATAGAGAATCTTATTGGCGCAGCTTGTTTCCgtgccgtttttaaccgctcaaagtaagaaataatgatgtaaatatgggaatatagtgcagtagatatcaattcCATACAGATGgccttatccagattatttccacttttaacgtTCTAATGATGCTCTTGTCAGCCCGTGTATACTGCTGTGTAAACTTAACACTGTAACTGTAAAACTGTCTAAATTTATAATGGGGGGGTACACAGGGACATTTGTCAACGATTATCGCACCTTTCTCGCAGATGAATTCTTTCTCAATCAGGCTGCAAGGCTGAAGACTCCATGGGCCTGGAAAGGGTCAAGAACATTATTTTGATGATGTAACTTGCTTATAAGGATATTCGTGCAGAATGTGATCATCAAACCCATAATTTTCATATTGTAATCGTTCACACATTATTGTAGCTATTCTGCGGCACGAAGAATTCAAGACGTACCGTGGTCTTCTAGAAAGGCACAGAAGGGGTCATTAAGCCTCCAAATGTATTCCGGGAAACCGTCGAAGGAAATGTCCTGTTCCCTGAAAGCGTCACCCGCAGGACTTCCATCGCTCCAAGTGAAGTTGGCAATTTTCTGGAGATCAGAAGAGCAATAACTAAGATAAGGCTCGACAACATAATTGTCTGGACTGGCCTGAGCACTGAACAGATCCTCAGGGCGGCAAAGGACAGAACGAGATGGGCAAAGATCACCGCTACtggatgtcgtggagcccctatgaccactgtggttatgggccatgagtgagtgagtgagtgagtgagtgaggagtgagtgagtgaggagtgagtgagtgagaagtgagagtgaatgagtgtgagtgagtgagtgaatgagtgagtgagtgagtgaggagtgagtgagtgagtgaggagtgagtgtgtgagtgtgtgagtgagtgagtgagtgaggagtgagtgagtgtgtaagtgagtgagtgagtgaggagtgagtgaggagtgagtgagtgagcgtgtgagtgagtgaggagtgagtgagtgaggagtgagtgagtgagtgagtgagtgagtgagtgtgagtgagtgagtgatgagtgagtgagtgtgtgagtgagtgagtgtgtgagtaagtgagtaggtgagtgagtgagtgatgagtgagtgagtgatgagtgagtgatgagtgagtgagtgatgagtgagtgagtgagtgagtgtgagtgagtgagtgagtgatgagtgagtgagtgagtgagtgagtgagtgtgtgagtgagtgagtgagtgtgtgagtgagtgagtaggtgagtgagtgagtgatgagtgagtgagttagtgagtgagtgagtgtgtgagtgagtgagtgtgcgaGTGAGTCagtgatgagtgagtg
The window above is part of the Branchiostoma floridae strain S238N-H82 chromosome 14, Bfl_VNyyK, whole genome shotgun sequence genome. Proteins encoded here:
- the LOC118430875 gene encoding uncharacterized protein LOC118430875, which translates into the protein MAQFCDGEEDCRTGTDERPRRCAMYADRFPCIRSNRFVSRNSICDGIPDCVDASDEDACIDWVVEGPDDWLQITLEAPVQLTGVVVSGLSRSQTLTFSLKYGVWADCLAEYTELDGRTHNFTSSADKDEHYLAIAVPARVVRLTPESRLGRTTWGKIANFTWSDGSPAGDAFREQDISFDGFPEYIWRLNDPFCAFLEDHGPWSLQPCSLIEKEFICEKDPASYFADGCETTTTHTELGHVEEAGRDELSVHIPDMTACDDCMARETSCGYVLCGIPDQYRCGLIYTPGYPHAFPSSAICLWTIEGPPGSYVTLVLLDVDLPCASRVLQVRDRFLTVGWNTIHGLCRGEGEQKRYVSSSDEMRLVMLATSHIADFGASRGFIATYNVSKFSASRQVEGIPDDAGFICPCGWRLFRRNCYHTVHHHVRVNWEEADVKCREFGANLTSIADRAEMEFLHLLLVTNVVVKRIVDPTLYIGLYDIHLNRTFVWTDGIPVTYMDWSPMDVRTWFPQPDGAKMSYCVAIVMKNVWGTDQWYDVSCDERATRSFICKRAAGRVTRPGDSG